GCATATTTGGAATCAGAATCAGCAGGATAAAGTTTAATCTCTTGTTGTTCTTCTGCCAGAATTCTAATCCTTGGTTTCTGAAGCTTGGTTGAAGCTTTTTCCAACATGGCAGCCACAACTTGAAATACTGGGCCAATCTCAGCTTTTTGTTGGCTGGTTTCTAATGCTAATTTATGAAGCCAGAATAATTGGCCGGTACTTAAAGATTGGCTTTTGAATTTGCTAACCAAGCCTTTAGCAAACTCAGAGTCAACTTTAGATTCAACAATTTTTGCTGCTTCTGAATCTGTGAGGCTGGTGATAATTTCCTCGTTTTTCCATTTTAGCTTTCTATCTGATGGCATTGACGGTTTCCTAATTAAATTTAATTTACTTTTCCACTTAATAGACTTGCGAAACTGCAAGCGTATTACGTCCATCTCCCTTCTGCGTCATCGCGTTTCAACGCAGTAACTTTACTAACCTGCCGCTCAACATCACCAACCTCACTATCGAAACACCAAGGGTACGCTTTGACCCATTCCTCTACAAAAGCATTAGCCGCCTCTGACTCAACATATTTTTCATGGATGAAAGCGACGAGTTCGCTTTTTCCTTTGCAAAGGGAGTTAGAGTAGCCGGTGATGTTGTTTTCCCGACATAAGGCAATTAGTTCTTTGACGGTCATTTTTTGAAATTGCGTTGTCATTAATTTGTTAGTTTCCTTGCAATTCAATCTTAATTGGGAGCATTGGCAGTAATTCTCGAAAACGTTTAGCTTCTTCGTTTTTGAGAATTAAGAATCCCGCCGGATTAAAATATATCGTTAATTGTTCTTCTTCAGAATGTAAAGAAAAAGTCGCTCGTTTTATTTTCCATAAATTAAAATAAAACCGACACTGCAAAAGTCGGACAAAAATTTTTCCCTCAATATCTTGCTTTTCATAAATTGCATAGTGTTCCAGTTTTTCGATAAAGTCTGAGTCTAA
This genomic stretch from Ancylothrix sp. D3o harbors:
- a CDS encoding Rho termination factor N-terminal domain-containing protein; translation: MTTQFQKMTVKELIALCRENNITGYSNSLCKGKSELVAFIHEKYVESEAANAFVEEWVKAYPWCFDSEVGDVERQVSKVTALKRDDAEGRWT